The Mesobacillus jeotgali genome window below encodes:
- a CDS encoding Ger(x)C family spore germination protein, translated as MEQYKNLIKISIMVIIILSLTGCWDKKELDQKAYVIGIGLDTHEKEGKITVTYLIANPEVGSQQSGGGTPESPEEVISLVADDFISSRNTANTVISKEISYDLLSVIIVSEELARKPDFIRVIYSAAKDREIKRNTDLLITKESAETFILNNKPLLETRPHKFFEFMIGRGKETGMIPNTDLNDFFKVAESDADLFLGIYATTERGRDKDITSDDDFMAGEVQFGGKTNDAQFIGSAVFKEGKMIGKITGEETRISSLLDNTWKLEDFKTTFKDPFDERYRISARFSKQRKNRHTFKQRHGKAIIDINVPVYVEILSDPSMVNFAKNKDKIAELKKSMTKTMEEHLSQYIKYTQEEFKGDTFHLSVPIRREFLTLQEFRDFDWMKSYPNAEINVSVDIRFGEFGRQTRLPSLQEVRD; from the coding sequence ATGGAACAGTACAAGAATCTAATTAAAATCTCTATTATGGTCATCATCATCCTTTCTCTGACAGGCTGCTGGGATAAGAAAGAACTGGACCAAAAAGCCTATGTGATTGGCATTGGTCTCGATACACATGAAAAGGAAGGGAAAATTACAGTGACTTATTTAATCGCCAATCCTGAGGTAGGCTCGCAGCAATCGGGAGGCGGAACACCTGAATCACCGGAGGAAGTCATATCGTTGGTGGCCGATGATTTCATCAGTTCGCGGAATACAGCGAATACAGTCATCTCAAAGGAAATTTCTTATGACTTGTTAAGTGTCATCATTGTATCGGAGGAGTTAGCAAGGAAACCTGATTTTATCAGGGTGATTTATTCTGCAGCAAAAGACAGGGAAATTAAAAGAAACACGGATTTGCTTATAACAAAAGAAAGCGCCGAAACATTCATCTTGAACAATAAACCATTGCTTGAGACCAGGCCTCATAAATTTTTTGAATTCATGATCGGCAGGGGAAAAGAGACAGGAATGATTCCAAACACAGATTTGAATGATTTTTTCAAGGTGGCAGAAAGTGACGCAGATCTATTCCTGGGAATTTACGCTACTACTGAAAGGGGACGAGATAAAGACATCACTTCTGATGATGATTTCATGGCAGGGGAAGTCCAGTTTGGCGGAAAAACGAATGATGCACAGTTCATCGGATCTGCTGTTTTTAAAGAAGGAAAGATGATTGGCAAAATCACAGGAGAAGAAACACGGATATCATCACTGCTGGACAATACATGGAAACTGGAAGATTTTAAAACAACATTCAAGGATCCATTTGATGAACGGTATCGAATTTCTGCAAGATTCTCCAAGCAAAGAAAGAACAGGCATACATTCAAGCAGCGGCACGGTAAAGCAATCATAGATATCAACGTTCCGGTCTATGTTGAAATACTCAGTGATCCGAGTATGGTCAACTTTGCAAAAAATAAAGATAAAATAGCCGAATTGAAGAAGTCGATGACTAAAACAATGGAGGAACATCTATCACAATATATTAAATATACTCAGGAAGAGTTCAAAGGTGACACTTTCCATTTGTCAGTACCGATCAGGAGGGAGTTTTTGACCCTTCAGGAATTCCGGGATTTTGACTGGATGAAATCCTATCCTAACGCTGAAATAAACGTCAGTGTCGATATCCGATTCGGTGAGTTTGGCCGGCAGACGAGACTGCCAAGTCTTCAAGAAGTGAGGGACTAA
- a CDS encoding endospore germination permease, translated as MKQTEGKIGIKEYVAIIALTVGTKLSDDTPTIIFENARNAGWIVVLLMGAMAFIPVFLLIKVFSAHKGKNLHEVIIHIFGKFFGTIISILLLVGGVAFITVDSGIYVDIIGTMYFTKSPPSIIYVILMLVCAYGAKRGIEQIGTVAWVLLPYLKITLLIALIVSMNAGHFGFIFPILGEGSMEILKASAKNISIFADLFFIGLIAPLVTSFKDFKKGTIFGLIMVTVEISLAMFTFVMLFDYTTAEMLSYPFHETIRYIQIGFLQNVETLFFPFWLVATFIRFSFYLYISAVLLGGILKIKEFEYLIPLITTMVILIGFAPESPSIVLFNMRQNLLMLLSPAFLFLPPLMWLIAKIRGDFKNGTVQESN; from the coding sequence ATGAAACAAACAGAGGGGAAAATTGGGATAAAAGAATATGTGGCGATCATTGCCTTGACAGTTGGCACCAAGCTTAGTGACGATACTCCAACAATTATTTTTGAAAATGCAAGGAATGCTGGTTGGATTGTCGTATTGCTAATGGGGGCAATGGCTTTTATTCCAGTTTTCCTGTTGATCAAAGTTTTTTCAGCTCATAAAGGAAAGAATTTGCATGAGGTTATCATCCACATATTTGGAAAATTTTTCGGAACTATTATTTCAATTCTTCTCCTGGTGGGAGGAGTTGCTTTTATTACCGTTGATTCAGGTATATACGTTGATATAATCGGAACCATGTACTTTACGAAGTCCCCTCCCAGTATCATTTATGTCATTTTGATGCTTGTCTGCGCCTACGGGGCAAAAAGGGGAATTGAGCAGATTGGAACCGTGGCTTGGGTATTGCTGCCGTATTTAAAAATTACATTATTAATAGCGCTGATAGTCAGTATGAACGCTGGACATTTTGGTTTTATTTTTCCGATTTTGGGCGAAGGCAGTATGGAGATTCTGAAGGCCTCTGCCAAAAATATATCAATCTTTGCGGATTTATTTTTTATCGGGTTGATTGCTCCGCTGGTAACATCTTTCAAGGATTTTAAAAAAGGCACGATTTTTGGACTGATCATGGTCACAGTGGAAATAAGCCTGGCGATGTTCACATTTGTGATGCTTTTTGATTACACAACTGCCGAGATGCTTAGTTACCCTTTCCATGAAACAATCAGGTATATCCAGATTGGCTTCCTGCAAAATGTGGAAACCTTATTTTTCCCTTTCTGGCTCGTGGCTACATTTATAAGGTTTTCGTTTTATTTATATATCAGTGCGGTGCTTCTGGGAGGAATCCTGAAAATAAAGGAATTTGAATATTTGATTCCATTAATAACAACCATGGTCATTTTAATTGGTTTTGCACCAGAAAGCCCATCAATCGTCCTTTTTAACATGAGACAGAACCTGTTGATGCTGCTCAGTCCGGCATTTTTATTCCTGCCGCCGCTAATGTGGCTAATCGCGAAGATACGGGGAGATTTTAAAAATGGAACAGTACAAGAATCTAATTAA